Part of the Gammaproteobacteria bacterium genome is shown below.
CCAGTCGCCAATGAAGGTTATTCTCAATTCCCCAATGGTGGCGAACAGATTGACCAAAAACCGCCGCATTGTTTTCGATCGACCCAATATAGTAGCGGTACTCTATGCTTGTCTGTCCGTCAATGGTTCGTTCCGATTCAACCATACCAATCATGTTTAGCCCCTTCCATGTCTTAGTGTGTTCAAGATAATCGTCACACTCCATAGTCCAATGTCTACGGATTTCCGTGCGGTTCCTGGAACGTTCCGCGGTTTCGTAGTAATCGACTCCATAGCCTTTATATCCTACTTTGTCAGCTTTATCGAAAATGGCCTCAACCGCCTCGGACAAATTCCCTTGATTACCTTTCAGGGCCAGCAGGTAGTCTCCGTCCTGCTCGATGATCCGTTTGGCTATGGCCTTCTGACATCCCATGGCATCAATGGTTACGATGCAACCCCCTAAGGCGAGCACCTTGAGCAACTTGGGTATCGCGGTTATCTCGTTCGACTTTTCTTCCGTCTTGACTTGCCCCAATACCAAGCAGTTCTCCACAGACCAGGCGCTCACCATATGGATAGCACTCTTTCCAAGCCGTCGATCATGGGAGCGTCTCAACGTTTTTCCGTCAATCGCCACAACGCCTTTTACCAGGCCCGCAACCTCACGAACCCAATCAGAGAAGAATTGCTCAAAGGCCTCGGGAGACAGAATAGAAAACAGACGCCTGAATGTGTCATGCGAAGGGATGCCATTAGGCAGTTCAAGAAAATTCTTAAACCACTCCTCCTTGGCTTTTCCAAACCCTTCTATAGCATTCCAGTCATCTGCTCCGCACAGAATCGCGCAGATCGAGATCGCCACTATATCCACTAACTTGTGGCGACATTTCTTCTCGATACGTGGGTCTGGGATCAGACGGATATGGTCTATAAGCGATCCTGGCGTTTCTGTTTCTGTTCTACTCATTTCTTCACCTGATGACGTGGGAACCCATGCCATCATGTGGTGAATAGATCGATTTGTCTACTGCAAATGTCGGGTGACCATATTTTCTCTTTGTAAATCAATATGTTTTCGTGCGTTTGCCCTGCCCCGGGATCGGCAAAGGGAGAGGTGCCACCCGCCGACAGCGAACCGATCATCGATCTGCTCAGTTATTTCTACTGGCTCGCGACCAATGCCCCAACGGGTGACCAGAAGATGGCTGGCCGTGGTTATCCGGCAGTCGCGGAAACCGCCGCCGGTTTCGATCCGGACCGTGGCAGGCTAGTCTACGAGGAACGTTGTGTCGTCTGCCATGGCCAGGAAGGGGCCGGTACCAAGGACCATGGCGAGGTGGTCTTCCCTCCGCTCTGGGGCGACATCGCCTACAACTGGAGTGCGGGCATGCACCGCATCGACAAGGCTGCGGCCTTCATCCAGGCCAATATGCCACTCGGCCAGCCGGATACGCTGAGTGACCAGGAGGTCTGGGACATCGCCGGCTTCGTCAACAGCCATCCACGGCCGCAGGACCCGCGCTACGATGGTGATTTCGAGGAAACCGTCAAGCGCTTTCACGGCGGTATATTCGACTACTATGGCACTCTCACGCTGCCAAATGGCAAGCTCTTAGGCGAACCCCGACCACGGGTGGGCCAAACCCCGTCCCGGCATCTGCACCAGAAAAAAGGACCAACCATGTCTGAGACCCTGTTTTCAAAGATCATCAACCGGGAGATCCCGGCGGACATCGTGTACGAGGACGATCTGTGCCTGGCGTTCCGAGACGTGAACCCACAGGCCCCGATGCACGTGCTGCTGGTGCCGAAAAAACCCCTGGCCCGGCTGGCGCATGCCACCGAGCAGGACAAAGCCCTGCTCGGTCACATGATGCTGAAGGCATCGGAGATCGCGCGGGCGGAGGGGTATCGGGACGATTTCAGGCTGGTGATCAACAACGGCCCGGGCGCGGGGCAGTCCGTGTTCCACCTGCACATCCATATTCTGGCCGGGCGGGGGTTCAACTGGCCGCCGGGATAGCGCCGAACGGTACAGTCAGTGGTCACCCTGAATGGGCGGCACGAGCAGCTGCGGGTCGACGTACGCCTTGCGCAGATTCATGCGCCAGTCCAGATGCGGCCCGGTCGCGCGACCGGTGGCGCCGATCTCCCCGCTGCGGTCACCCCGGGTAAGGCCCGGCTATCGTTCCCGTTTGGCGGTCGGCGTGCTTCCTGGATCCTCTCCTTCGCTACCTGCGGATTGTTCTGCGTCGGCGCGGGCCTTTTCAATGATGTCCGTGACAAGCGCGGATAGGGATTCCGGCGGATCCGTCGCGGAGGTCGCCGCGTTGGCGGTATCCTCCAGCTGATAGGGCCGCACGTCATCCTTGCTGGTCGGATCGTAGGGTACCAGCCGTACGCGGCCCTTGCCGAGTACGGTGCCGGTTGCAAAGGCCAGGGCAACCTTGGCGATCTCGTACTCAGTCAGGCCGGAGATCTCCCGGATTTGCGCCTCGGCGAGAAAATCCGCGGCCCTCAACACGTCGCTGCTGGTTCGCACTCCAGCCAGAAACTGCTGCTCCTCCCCCTTGTAGGTCTGACTGGAGAACAGGGTCTCTTCGCGGGCGGCCAGGATCCGACGCCACGCTTCTTCCAGGCGGTCGTTCGCATCGTACACTTCCTTACGGATGCCGATACCACGCTGCTCGCGAGTGACGAGCGTCAGGGACCTCTGCAGCACGGCCTGCCGCTGTCGGGATTTTGCCGCCTTGTTGCCCAGCGGGACCTCCACCAATGTTCCAACGCTCCAATTCTGGCGACTCCCGCTGACCAGCTCGTCCAGAGAATTGAACAGTGAAGTATCGGTTCCGAGGTAGTTGAAGCTGAAATCCAGGGAAACGAGCGGTAAGATCTGGTTGCGGGCCACATCCAGGTTGAGCGCATCGACGGCGAGCTGAAGCTCCAGATCAAGCATATCCATACGCGCGCTGACCGCATCTTCTGCCAGCCGATTCACGTCGAAGGTCAGTCGCATGGGGTTTGGATCAGTTCTGACAAGCAGTACCGTAGGCGAACCTACGCCCATCCCGGGTACGTTCATGATCCGTTTGAGTTCTCGCTCCGATTCCCGGCGGGTCGTCTCGGCGCGGATGATGTCGTCTACGGCTCGTGCGACACCGGCGCGAGAGCGTGTTACCTCGACGCTCGGGACGACTCCGGCTTGCCTGAGGCGCTGCGCCTGGCGCAGCAGTTCCTGCGCACGCTCGTACTGCTGGTACCGTACCTCCAGAATACGATTCGCCGCGTAGTACAACCAGTACTCCGACTCCGCATCCGCTATGGTGCGCATGATGGCGAGCTTGGTGCTT
Proteins encoded:
- a CDS encoding ISAs1 family transposase; the encoded protein is MSRTETETPGSLIDHIRLIPDPRIEKKCRHKLVDIVAISICAILCGADDWNAIEGFGKAKEEWFKNFLELPNGIPSHDTFRRLFSILSPEAFEQFFSDWVREVAGLVKGVVAIDGKTLRRSHDRRLGKSAIHMVSAWSVENCLVLGQVKTEEKSNEITAIPKLLKVLALGGCIVTIDAMGCQKAIAKRIIEQDGDYLLALKGNQGNLSEAVEAIFDKADKVGYKGYGVDYYETAERSRNRTEIRRHWTMECDDYLEHTKTWKGLNMIGMVESERTIDGQTSIEYRYYIGSIENNAAVFGQSVRHHWGIENNLHWRL
- a CDS encoding histidine triad nucleotide-binding protein encodes the protein MSETLFSKIINREIPADIVYEDDLCLAFRDVNPQAPMHVLLVPKKPLARLAHATEQDKALLGHMMLKASEIARAEGYRDDFRLVINNGPGAGQSVFHLHIHILAGRGFNWPPG
- a CDS encoding TolC family protein — encoded protein: MLKESVREQSRSVTMTQLEDKVVAPPETLAQAQREGEAQRVERAEPLKELPLALADVRKAALENNLDIQVQLVPPAIAGERVSEEEARFEASFLGSASYRQDDLFNIDVGLGPQQETTAGELAVKVPLRTGGTVEVGVGGNEVDIDVPGATTISDTLAGFSISQPLLRNAGIGVNTAPVTIASLRQVQQEASTKLAIMRTIADAESEYWLYYAANRILEVRYQQYERAQELLRQAQRLRQAGVVPSVEVTRSRAGVARAVDDIIRAETTRRESERELKRIMNVPGMGVGSPTVLLVRTDPNPMRLTFDVNRLAEDAVSARMDMLDLELQLAVDALNLDVARNQILPLVSLDFSFNYLGTDTSLFNSLDELVSGSRQNWSVGTLVEVPLGNKAAKSRQRQAVLQRSLTLVTREQRGIGIRKEVYDANDRLEEAWRRILAAREETLFSSQTYKGEEQQFLAGVRTSSDVLRAADFLAEAQIREISGLTEYEIAKVALAFATGTVLGKGRVRLVPYDPTSKDDVRPYQLEDTANAATSATDPPESLSALVTDIIEKARADAEQSAGSEGEDPGSTPTAKRER